In Mastigocladopsis repens PCC 10914, a single window of DNA contains:
- a CDS encoding STAS domain-containing protein — protein MIHIDQKTYKTQDGNTVIVLTPAGRLDITTAWQFRLKLQECISKLSCHLVLNLGQVNFIDSSGLTSLVAGMRDTDKVKGSFRICNVHPEAKLVFEVTMMDTVFEIFETEEEALEGVPRIIAS, from the coding sequence GTGATACATATAGATCAAAAAACGTATAAAACCCAAGACGGCAATACCGTTATTGTTTTAACACCAGCTGGTCGCTTGGACATTACCACTGCTTGGCAATTTCGCCTGAAGTTGCAGGAGTGTATCTCCAAACTCAGTTGTCATCTTGTGTTGAATCTTGGTCAGGTGAATTTCATAGATAGTTCTGGTTTGACATCTTTAGTCGCTGGGATGCGTGATACTGATAAAGTTAAGGGGAGTTTTCGTATTTGTAATGTCCATCCAGAAGCAAAACTGGTGTTTGAAGTCACTATGATGGACACAGTTTTTGAAATCTTTGAAACCGAGGAGGAAGCTTTAGAAGGTGTACCTCGTATTATCGCCAGCTAA